A window of Phragmites australis chromosome 2, lpPhrAust1.1, whole genome shotgun sequence genomic DNA:
AGAGGGCTTCagcccctgagagggctgcaagcgttagttttgcaaattctcatgcgaggaatctatttatttaaatttttaataaaaaatataaaaataaaaaaaactcggctAACGGAGATCAGCCGGTCCCCTCGCCCCGACGGCCTACTGGCCCCAGCGAAGGATGGTGATTCAGCCTCCCGTGGTTAGTGTTAATATAGTTATTTGTTAGTTTACTTTCTAATCTAATTATTATGTTAGATGGTAGTTTCTCCCTATGGATTTTGTTATAGatttactagtttttttttctcttgtgtTTTCTTGTGTGAGGAGATCTCGGGAGATTTTTTTCTCAACCTGGTAGTTTGTTTTGTTGGTTTTTGATGGtgtcttttctttattttttttaaaaagagaagGTGTATTATATGCTGTTTGATGGGTTATCTGTTTCGTTCAACAGTCTAATGATGCTTTGAGCTACTAATGGTGGCTTAAAAATTTTGATTGGTTTTTTCTGGCCCTATCTCGTCGGTTGTGAACGTGTTGACGCTGACTCCTTTGATTTAGCTTGGCAGCGGCAATTGGGAAATTTTTGGGATGTTACGAACGTTTTGTTATTTAATCTTAAAAGTTTCTCGTTGTACTGATAATGGGGAAAGAATCACCccgtttctaaaaaaataaaaaacaaaaaaattctcGCCCGACGCACACCTTCCCCTGCGGGCCAGCGATGTCAGTAGCGTGCCACCTGATCCACAGGCGCGCCGGGGGCGAGCCGCCCCCGATGTGTGGCTCTCCCGGCGCACCCTCGATTCCCTCGTCCCCACTCCCCTCGACGACGACATCTTCTCCCCTCGTCGACTCTTAAACCCTCCGCACTTTCCACGAACTCCGGAACTCCGAGCCCATCTGCATCTCGTGCTGCCTCCGCATGGCGTCTTCCGCCAGCTCCATGGCCTCCGTCTCCCGGGCCCTCCGCCCGCGGCCGCGCGGCGCCGTCTGCTCGGCTTCTCGTCTCGGTACGCGCCCGCTGGAGCCCGTCTGAGTTTCAAATTTTCGCTTGTTTGAGGTGGTTTTGTTAACTTGGATGCGATGCTGGATAGGGTGCGGCGGGTTGGGAATTCTGTGCTCGATGCCAAGTTACGGGAGGGTGAAGGACAAGCACGAGTTGGGATTGACCGTTGCGTCTGCACCAGGCACCACTGTTACTCCGGTTCTGAGGTATGCGCGTGTTGTCGAGGTTAATTAGGCCTCGAAAATTGGCTCCAATCGAACGCATCCGTTGGCCAATTGAGCAGATCAgggtttgactttgtcaactgAAATGAAGTTTTAGATTGCTGACTAGTCAATTCTGCGCTAAGTTGAAGTAGGGAGTTCGATACACTAGTCAATTTGTGTTAATTTGAATCAGCAAAGAGAACATTCTGAACGCTTCTGGAGTTCTGATGTTGTGGTACAGTGAGTAGGTACTGTTGGATCTAGCTTCGGGTTGTAAGGTCTTAGGACCGCACTGCATTTTTCCAGTGAAGCCTGTTTGCTTTAGAGAATTTAAGATGAATGACAGTGAACAAAAAGTACTTAGTGGGCGCTTTTAGTGAAATGTACACTGGAAGAGGTGCAGTTGATGAATTATTCAACTTACCTCTTTGAACTGGTTCCGCTGCATTTTGTGGACATAAAGTACATGATATGCAGCGGTGCCTACTGAAATATGTTAAAATTGCTATGAACGTTGTCTTTCTTGTGCAAGTGGTCCTACTCCTACAGGTCAAAAGTTATTGCTCTGCCATTATAAGTTGGTCCAAAAAGATGAACCTATCAATGGAGTAACTTTTGTCTACTCTAATCATGTGATCTGCTAAACTTCATTTTATACTTCCGAATATAGCTGCACCTTTCGCTTCTGAGCTTTGTTTCTTGGACAAGCATGTGAAAAACAGGTCAACAAGTTTGTtgcttcttaattttttttagcgtCTCCTGAAACAAACTTATGCGCCTCAATATAGAGGATGAGAAGCAAGCTTGTAGGGACTTCTCACAGCTATTTTGTTCTATAACTTTGGACAGGCAAAGTCCTTTCATGTCATCTCCAATAATGCTCCCTCAAAGTCCTTTCATGTCATCTCCAATAATGCTCCCCTCTTCAATACCTTAATATTTTTGTTATTCCTTGTTTTCCTTCCCAATCTTATTTTGTGTAGTGAGATTTCCATTCTTGAGTTTTTCCTTCAACGGCAACTACTATTTGCAGTTGTTGTTTTTTATATCCTGATAAATACCAAAGATGTTGTGAACTGCTAAACTGCCCTTTTAGTCATTGTTTGGTAATTTTAATATTTTGCACTTTTCGACTAGCTACATATTTCtaaagttgattttttttcccctttcagGAGCCACCAAGTTTTGTGCAAGGCTGAAGTTAACATATCTAATAATCTCCCGGAGAGCTTGCCTACTGGAGCAAGCCAGTATGAGAAAATAGTTGAGCTGCTTACCACCCTTTTCCCTGTCTGGGTACGTTGATATGACAGCATCTGAAggttttcatttttattttgtctACTATTGTAGAGTTTCCTTTGGAAGAGTTGATACAAATATGTCCTAATACAGAGATCACTTTGGGCAGGTCATACTAGGTACTATTATTGGCATCTACAAGCCATCGATGGTAGCATTTTGCTCACTTGTCATTTGTCCATTTGCCATTACTATCTGGAATCAACAACTAATGCCTTAACAATTTGTAATTGTGGTTTCATTGGACTACTTGCAGGTTACCTGGTTGGAAACCGACCTTTTCACTGTGGGTTTAGGATTCCTAATGctgtcaatgggactaacattgACTTTCGAAGATTTTAGGAGATGTATGAGGAATCCATGGACAGTATGTTTCTGCACCTGAACACCAGTATTAAATAGAAATTAGTTATTATGTTTTCTGATTAATTGCTTCTTTGCAGGTGGGCGTGGGATTTCTTGCACAGTATTTGATCAAACCTATGTTAGGTTTTGCTGTTGCAATGGTAATTCTATTGTAGCCACAGAAATACATATAATTGGTGTTTATGTATTATAATTTTCTGTGGTAAAATAGTATGGCGCTTCAGGCTTCACTGATTTGGACTATTAAAGTGTTGCGACGGATACAATATATTCTGTTGCATTATTTGTTAAATTGTGGTTACAGTGTTGTATTGTTAGTTAAATCATCATTATGGTGTAAAGTTTGATCGCCAAGTGCACAGTGGCTTGCTGGAGTTTGATCACAACCttatttgtttattttagtACAAATTTAGGGAAGATTTAACGAAAACGTGATGGTTGGCATCATCAACAAACTTTCCTGTTGCCATGCCATGAATGGATTTAAAGGTTCAAAATTTGATTTCACGTTTCATTTTTCAGATGTTTTTACATATGACTAATGTTTTAATGCCATGAATGTGACGCACATTCTTTACTTCTTGTGTTTTCCCTTTAATCTAGTTTATTTCCTTATAGCGTGATCATGCTGTCTCATTTCGTCATGATTTATTAAGTGAAGAAAGTTAGTCTATGTGTCATATATTATCTATTGTTAACTCTGGGACATAATCTGGACTCTTTAGTTCTTCAATGGTGTACATTTCAGAGGGCGTGTATACTGTTTCTGTTGGTAAACTATTTTTCTTTATGCGTTGCTGAAATCATTTGAACATAAAATTTCTTCTACAGCATGAAAGTTTTGTGCTAAAGTATCTCTGCAAGCCCATCTCAATTTAATGCCTACAATTATAAGCCTATAATCATGATTTCTTATTTTCAGACCTTGAAGTTATCTGCTCCTCTTGCAACTGGTCTTATCTTGGTCTCATGTTGCCCAGGTGGGCAAGCATCTAATGTTGCAACTTACATATCCAAGGGAAATGTTGCACTTTCAGTTCTTATGACCACGTAAGCTTgatgtctttcttgagaaaaagAAATTTCTTGGTACTTGTGTTAAGCTACTTGACATCCACACACCTGCatttttcttgagtttctttACCCATTTCTAAAGTGGTAGCGCCTGCATGCCAACATTGTTTgactttttgttgcatttgtcaTAATTCAATTAGCATGCTATCTCTTTCCTGGTGGAGTGCATTATTTGTTCTGAAACacgaaaatataattttttagtctcAGGTGGCCTTAGACAACTGTGGAATATTTCTTACAGAAATAGATTGAAATTTAGCTGTAAATCATTTATGCTATCACAACATTGATTTGGACACTGCATATGTCAGTTTCTGTCACTAGCTTTATCTGTCAAGATTATCTGATGTCAGCACTTTCTGTAACATCAATTCCACGAAATTGGTGCCTACAATGGTTGCACACCTAACCAGCTTTCCATTGTTGGACTTAAAATTTGGATTTAATCAAGGATCTCGTGTTGAAAATTTGAAATGCAAATAATTTTGCAATTAATGTAGTGTGCgatgttagtcgctgaattcttactcttggtagtagaagaattcttactctcatcgagagaggatgacactaggagttggggcaattttttctatttctcacacaaatgccataccaacctgaggggttggggatacatatttataggcccatggccagccaagcatatgccaagatgctagtctaagatgctagtctaagatgctagtctaagatgctgtcctagatgctgtcctctagtctaagatgctgtcctagatgttgtcctagatgctgtcctctagtctaagatgctgtcctagatgctgtcctctagtctaagatgctgtcctagtgtcctagatgctgtcctaaagcatatgggcagcaagGACTTATCCTATCAtcatgtggcagccccacaaagactgcacaaggacttatcctatcattctccccctaagtcttgtgcgtcgtcttgtgggaagattgaaccatcccggtcctggagcagagctcaaggaacttgagcctcccaagaggcttggtgagcaggtccgcaagctgatccttggtgttgatgtagctcgccgtgatgctcccttcctccaaacagcctcggatgaagtggtacctcacccggatgtgcttgctccgttcatggaaaacggggttctttgccagggctagagcggacttgctgtccaccctgagctccaccgctctagtgtctctgccgaggagatcaccaagcagtcgagcgagccagagcgcctgagttgaagcggtggaggccgctatgtactcggcctcgcagctggacagagccaccacctgctgcttgaccgactgccagctaacgaggcacttgccgaggaagaagaggatcccgctcgtgctcttgctggtgtcgatgtcgccggcgtggtcgctgtcgctgtacccgacgaagtgtgccgccccagggcacctagggtagtagaggccgtggtcgagagtccccgcaacgtagcggatgatcctcttcacagcctgctggtgctccgtcgtcggtcgctgcatgaaccgactaacgtagccgacggagaatgccaagtccggccgtgtgtgggcgaggtagcgaaggctccccacaagacgccggtactgcgtagcgtccacctcctccgtcgtgctgtcgcggctcagcttcagcctctcctccatcggagtgagagctgggttgcagtcggtgagcccagctagctcaacgacgcgcttggcgtaggcggtctgtcgaagcgtgatcccggagtcatcctggtgcacctcgatccccaggtagaaggagagaggtcccaggtcactcatctggaaggtggccttcatctcttccttgaatgccgccacctccgcatccttgatgccggtgatcaccaagtcgtcgacgtagacacccaccagcagagcagttcctccactgccccgtcggtagatggccgcctcgtgcgggctttgctCGAAGCCCATCCCTTTTAGCGTGGAATCCAACTTGGCATTCCACGCCCTCGGTGCCTGCCGCAAGCCATAGAGGGCCTTGCGCAGGCGGAGCACCTTGCTCTC
This region includes:
- the LOC133908370 gene encoding probable sodium/metabolite cotransporter BASS2, chloroplastic, yielding MASSASSMASVSRALRPRPRGAVCSASRLGCGGLGILCSMPSYGRVKDKHELGLTVASAPGTTVTPVLRSHQVLCKAEVNISNNLPESLPTGASQYEKIVELLTTLFPVWVILGTIIGIYKPSMVTWLETDLFTVGLGFLMLSMGLTLTFEDFRRCMRNPWTVGVGFLAQYLIKPMLGFAVAMTLKLSAPLATGLILVSCCPGGQASNVATYISKGNVALSVLMTTCSTIGAIVMTPLLTKLLAGQLVPVDAAGLAISTFQVVLVPTIVGVLAHEYFPKFTERIISITPLIGVLLTTLLCASPIGQVSEVLKTQGAQLIIPVMLLHVAAFAIGYWLSRLSTFGESTSRTISIECGMQSSALGFLLAQKHFTNPLVAVPSAVSVVCMALGGSALAVYWRNKGLPANDKDDFKE